The Methanophagales archaeon genome includes a window with the following:
- the cadA gene encoding cadmium-translocating P-type ATPase, translating into MLDKLTNNSDMNNTKEVCKEVCETGEKKEDFSMKKEIMTLGLGILIYAGALIFKLPFGLGLSLFLLSYILIARDIVWKAIRNVFRREVFDENFLLIVATAGAFAIKKFPEAVAVMLFFKIGELLQDIALNRSRKSIKSLMEIRPDYANLKIDGGTKKVAPNGVNVGDIIMVKPGEKVPLDGIVLDGSSLVDTSALTGESVPRKVKAKDEILSGMINKTGLLTVQVTKKFSESTVSKILDLVENAASKKAHTEKFITKFAKYYTPAVVFGAFILAIVPVILYHIPAFTPMFAHEETFSEWIYKALIFLMISCPCALVISIPLGFFGGIGAASKRGVLVKGSNYLEGLNNLHTIVWDKTGTLTKGVFRVTKIVTKNKFSEDKILKFAAHAESQSSHPIAQSILEAFNRKIGKIDVRKIESYEEISGYGIKARVEGHYVLLGNDKLLHRENIEHDTCDVKGTVVHVVIDHKYAGYVIISDEIKEDTGTAIQKLRDIGVKRQIMLTGDSQEVAKAVSQKLGLDEYFAELLPQQKVEKIEELMKKKANNKDLIAFVGDGINDAPVLMRSDIGVAMGALGSDAAIEAADIVLMSDEPSKLHEAVKIAKRTRGIVWQNISFALGIKGIFLTIGVLGLATMWEAVFADVGVALLAILNTTRILK; encoded by the coding sequence GGATTATCCCTATTTTTGTTGAGCTACATCCTTATCGCAAGAGATATAGTCTGGAAGGCTATTAGAAATGTATTTCGCCGAGAAGTCTTTGATGAAAATTTCTTGTTGATCGTGGCTACAGCAGGCGCTTTTGCAATAAAGAAATTTCCTGAAGCCGTAGCAGTTATGCTGTTTTTTAAAATTGGTGAATTACTTCAGGATATAGCATTAAATCGCTCTCGAAAATCAATTAAATCTTTAATGGAGATAAGACCGGATTATGCAAATTTAAAGATAGACGGGGGAACAAAAAAAGTAGCCCCCAATGGGGTCAATGTTGGCGATATAATCATGGTAAAACCAGGTGAAAAGGTTCCGCTTGATGGGATTGTTTTAGATGGTTCCTCGCTGGTGGATACATCTGCTTTAACTGGGGAATCGGTGCCAAGAAAGGTAAAAGCAAAAGATGAAATCCTTTCGGGGATGATAAACAAAACAGGACTTTTAACTGTTCAAGTAACAAAGAAATTCAGCGAATCTACTGTATCTAAAATATTGGATTTAGTGGAAAATGCCGCCAGTAAAAAGGCTCATACTGAGAAATTTATCACTAAATTCGCAAAATATTATACTCCTGCAGTAGTTTTTGGCGCTTTTATCCTTGCTATAGTACCGGTGATACTTTATCATATTCCAGCATTTACCCCCATGTTTGCTCATGAAGAAACTTTCTCAGAATGGATATACAAAGCACTCATATTTTTGATGATATCCTGCCCATGTGCCCTGGTGATTTCGATTCCTCTGGGATTTTTCGGGGGGATAGGTGCAGCATCCAAACGAGGGGTTCTGGTAAAGGGTTCAAATTATTTGGAGGGGTTGAATAATCTTCATACTATTGTGTGGGATAAAACCGGGACCCTGACAAAGGGCGTTTTCAGGGTTACCAAAATTGTCACCAAAAATAAATTTTCAGAGGATAAAATATTAAAATTTGCTGCACATGCAGAAAGTCAATCCAGCCACCCTATTGCTCAATCAATACTTGAAGCCTTTAATAGAAAGATAGGAAAGATAGATGTGAGGAAAATAGAAAGCTATGAGGAAATTTCCGGGTACGGCATAAAAGCAAGAGTAGAAGGTCATTATGTTTTACTTGGAAATGATAAACTTCTCCACAGAGAAAATATCGAACACGATACCTGCGATGTGAAAGGAACGGTGGTTCATGTCGTAATTGACCATAAATATGCGGGTTATGTCATCATCTCTGATGAAATCAAAGAAGATACAGGGACCGCTATTCAAAAACTTAGAGACATTGGAGTAAAAAGGCAGATAATGCTCACAGGTGATAGTCAAGAAGTTGCAAAAGCAGTTTCTCAAAAACTGGGATTGGATGAGTATTTTGCAGAATTACTGCCACAACAAAAAGTAGAAAAGATAGAAGAATTGATGAAAAAGAAGGCAAATAATAAAGACTTAATAGCGTTTGTTGGAGATGGTATAAACGATGCTCCTGTATTAATGCGTTCAGACATTGGTGTAGCTATGGGAGCACTGGGGTCAGATGCTGCAATAGAAGCGGCGGATATAGTTTTAATGTCCGATGAACCATCAAAACTTCATGAGGCTGTTAAAATTGCGAAAAGAACCAGGGGCATAGTCTGGCAGAACATCAGTTTTGCATTGGGAATTAAAGGGATATTCTTGACTATAGGCGTCCTTGGACTGGCAACTATGTGGGAGGCGGTATTTGCTGACGTGGGTGTCGCATTGCTGGCAATATTAAATACTACAAGGATTTTAAAATGA
- the cmr1 gene encoding type III-B CRISPR module RAMP protein Cmr1, with amino-acid sequence MIEIFGTGTETNKVLKAKVKEGGMEEYTVKIKALTPLWTGDAERKSNEIRETGIIGSLRWWYEALIRGLGGNACDPTNSKCEGRNHCDACELFGCTGWSRKFFLHTEALNNSFALFIIAKPSGSKKPYFLGYYDSSGKTYKRNGGLIGKYKLVFYSEKDKLELIKLLLKIAAEWGLGAGVQKGFGIVHIEDEVNFSNVFINRDFSQEKNSRLPLPRIDRFFFCRIPFKNESISQIRKIVSSSIYKTMDDLKGHLPLNETFESYTYIPTSPWVRRSLRGLFNNDVLRHYLMGFVSVKGKLKPIHQVCWEHSVVDDRNNKGMYYCTTCKNGGIKEQDVLEKTGSKIFVSHIYNKNAFKKGKKPEWEMKIWGWIPDLPEKLGTKRDDVKNMLQSNIKSEEFWKNTFGLTDNPVIVESIWEKWDINPHILLDSGGDFYE; translated from the coding sequence GTGATAGAGATATTTGGAACTGGAACAGAAACAAATAAAGTGTTGAAGGCGAAGGTGAAGGAAGGTGGGATGGAAGAATACACGGTTAAAATTAAAGCTTTAACCCCTTTATGGACCGGCGATGCAGAAAGAAAATCTAATGAGATTAGAGAAACAGGAATAATTGGGAGTTTGAGATGGTGGTATGAGGCATTAATCAGAGGATTGGGCGGGAATGCATGTGATCCGACTAATTCAAAGTGTGAAGGGAGGAATCACTGCGATGCCTGCGAATTGTTCGGGTGCACGGGTTGGAGCAGGAAGTTTTTTCTTCATACTGAAGCTCTAAATAACTCTTTTGCACTTTTTATCATTGCTAAACCATCTGGTTCTAAAAAGCCATATTTCTTAGGCTATTACGATTCATCAGGTAAGACCTATAAAAGAAATGGAGGTTTAATAGGAAAGTATAAATTAGTTTTTTATTCTGAAAAAGATAAACTGGAATTGATTAAATTATTACTTAAAATTGCTGCAGAATGGGGCTTGGGTGCAGGAGTTCAAAAAGGATTTGGAATAGTGCATATTGAAGACGAGGTTAATTTTTCCAATGTATTTATAAACCGGGATTTTTCACAAGAAAAAAATTCCAGGTTGCCCCTACCACGAATTGATCGATTTTTCTTTTGCAGAATACCATTTAAAAATGAATCTATTTCCCAAATACGAAAAATTGTGAGTTCCAGTATTTATAAAACAATGGATGACTTAAAGGGCCATTTACCACTAAACGAAACCTTTGAATCCTACACTTACATCCCCACATCTCCTTGGGTAAGGCGATCTTTACGAGGGTTATTTAATAATGATGTATTACGCCATTATTTAATGGGTTTTGTTAGCGTTAAGGGAAAACTCAAACCAATACATCAGGTTTGCTGGGAACACTCTGTAGTAGATGATAGGAATAACAAAGGAATGTACTATTGCACTACCTGTAAAAATGGGGGAATAAAAGAGCAAGACGTTTTGGAAAAAACGGGTTCAAAGATTTTTGTATCTCACATTTATAACAAAAATGCTTTTAAAAAGGGGAAAAAACCAGAATGGGAAATGAAGATATGGGGTTGGATTCCAGATTTGCCAGAAAAGTTAGGAACTAAAAGAGACGATGTGAAAAATATGTTACAGTCCAATATCAAAAGTGAAGAGTTTTGGAAAAACACTTTTGGTCTAACTGATAATCCTGTCATTGTTGAAAGTATTTGGGAGAAGTGGGACATAAATCCTCATATACTTTTAGATTCTGGAGGTGATTTTTATGAATGA